One Natrinema salaciae genomic region harbors:
- a CDS encoding universal stress protein, producing the protein MYETILFPTDGSDHAATVADHAVAIAAASDATLHVLSIVDDRAFLVLDDDRVERVRDDLEASAREAIDDAATRAAGSGVETETAVDTGHPAERIVEYAAATDVDLIVMGTSGDEYERNVVGSVSQRVVRDAPVPVTTVGPDV; encoded by the coding sequence ATGTACGAGACGATCCTGTTTCCGACGGACGGCAGCGACCACGCGGCGACCGTCGCGGACCACGCGGTCGCTATCGCGGCTGCCAGCGACGCGACCCTCCACGTCCTCTCGATCGTCGACGACCGCGCCTTTCTGGTGCTCGACGACGACCGCGTCGAGCGCGTTCGCGACGACCTCGAGGCGAGCGCCCGCGAGGCGATCGACGACGCGGCGACGCGCGCCGCCGGCTCCGGCGTCGAAACGGAGACCGCCGTCGATACCGGCCACCCGGCCGAGCGTATCGTCGAGTACGCCGCGGCTACCGACGTCGATCTGATCGTCATGGGGACCAGCGGCGACGAGTACGAGCGCAACGTCGTCGGCAGCGTCTCCCAGCGCGTCGTCCGCGACGCCCCCGTCCCCGTTACCACCGTCGGTCCGGACGTGTGA
- a CDS encoding amphi-Trp domain-containing protein encodes MAQRTTADETLPREELAAYLQEIATEFDSESEVVSIPVGNKDVSLNPPHNVDISVEVVERSSMLRGDRETVEIELSWKP; translated from the coding sequence ATGGCGCAACGGACGACAGCCGACGAGACACTGCCGCGAGAGGAACTCGCCGCGTACCTCCAGGAAATCGCGACGGAGTTCGACAGCGAGAGTGAGGTGGTCTCTATCCCGGTCGGGAACAAGGACGTATCGCTCAACCCGCCCCACAACGTCGACATCTCGGTCGAGGTCGTCGAACGCTCGTCGATGCTCCGGGGGGACCGTGAGACAGTCGAAATCGAACTGAGCTGGAAACCCTAA
- a CDS encoding NAD+ synthase translates to MIDLRFSEAELEQRREHITGFIRERVDEAGADGVVLGLSGGIDSTLVGYLSVEALGAENVHGLVLPATVSSEGNMSDAERVAQDLEITYDVLEIEPIVDSVLSAYPEAEGDHEAVGNARARVRAVLNYLVANHERRLVVGTGNRSEAAVGYFTKYGDGAVDCHPIGNLYKGQVRQLARHVGVPEELAAKTATAELWADQTDEDELGISYDTLDSILATHIDGPLSVAATARLLEVDEETVERVREMYERSEHKRNVPPAPDPLP, encoded by the coding sequence ATGATCGACCTTCGATTTTCGGAGGCGGAGCTCGAGCAGCGGCGCGAACACATCACCGGCTTCATTCGGGAGCGGGTCGACGAGGCGGGGGCCGACGGCGTCGTCCTCGGGTTGTCGGGCGGGATCGACAGCACGCTAGTCGGCTATCTCTCCGTCGAGGCGCTCGGGGCCGAGAACGTCCACGGCCTCGTCCTGCCGGCGACCGTCAGCAGCGAGGGGAACATGAGCGACGCCGAGCGGGTCGCACAGGACCTCGAAATCACGTACGACGTACTCGAGATCGAGCCGATCGTCGACTCGGTGCTATCGGCCTATCCCGAGGCCGAGGGCGACCACGAGGCGGTCGGGAACGCGCGCGCTCGCGTCCGAGCGGTCCTGAACTACCTCGTGGCCAACCACGAGCGTCGGCTGGTCGTCGGGACCGGGAACCGCAGCGAGGCCGCCGTCGGCTACTTCACCAAGTACGGCGACGGGGCCGTCGACTGCCACCCGATCGGGAACCTCTACAAGGGACAGGTCCGGCAGCTCGCCCGTCACGTCGGCGTCCCCGAGGAACTCGCCGCGAAGACCGCGACAGCGGAGCTGTGGGCCGACCAGACCGACGAGGACGAACTGGGAATCAGCTACGATACCCTCGACTCGATCCTCGCGACTCACATCGACGGCCCGCTCTCGGTCGCCGCGACCGCCCGGTTGCTCGAGGTCGACGAAGAAACGGTCGAACGGGTCCGCGAGATGTACGAGCGCAGCGAACACAAACGAAACGTCCCGCCGGCACCGGACCCGCTGCCGTGA
- a CDS encoding transcription initiation factor IIB, with protein MASPTRQRERDPETTEQTQEPERERVCDECDGGTLVKSEDQGELVCDQCGLIVEGSNIDHGPEWRAFNHSERQNKSRVGAPTTQTMHDKGLTTSIDWKNQDAYGRSISSDKRNQMRRLRKWQERIRTKDAGERNLQFALSETDRMASSLAIPRSVREVACVIYRRALDEDLIRGRSIEGVATSTLYAACRMEGIPRSLEEVAAVSRVERKEIGRTYRYVAQELGLEMEPVNPKKYVPRFCSELELSEEVQVKANEIIDTTTEKGLLSGKSPTGYAAAAIYAASLLCNEKKTQREVSDVAQVTEVTIRNRYQEQIEAMGIHE; from the coding sequence ATGGCAAGCCCCACCCGTCAACGCGAACGAGATCCTGAAACGACAGAACAAACGCAGGAACCGGAGCGTGAGCGGGTGTGTGACGAGTGTGACGGGGGAACGCTCGTCAAGAGCGAGGATCAGGGCGAACTCGTCTGCGATCAGTGCGGTCTCATCGTCGAAGGGTCGAACATCGACCACGGCCCGGAATGGCGCGCGTTCAACCACTCCGAGCGACAGAACAAGTCCCGCGTCGGCGCGCCGACGACCCAGACGATGCACGACAAGGGCCTGACGACGTCCATCGACTGGAAGAACCAGGACGCCTACGGCCGCTCGATCTCCTCGGACAAACGCAATCAGATGCGCCGACTCCGCAAGTGGCAAGAGCGCATCCGAACCAAGGACGCCGGCGAGCGAAACCTGCAGTTCGCACTCTCGGAGACCGACCGGATGGCCTCCTCGCTGGCGATCCCGCGATCCGTCCGCGAAGTCGCCTGCGTCATCTACCGCCGCGCGCTCGACGAGGACCTCATCCGCGGGCGCTCCATCGAGGGCGTCGCGACCAGTACGCTCTACGCCGCCTGCCGCATGGAGGGCATCCCCCGATCTCTCGAGGAAGTCGCCGCCGTCTCGCGGGTCGAGCGCAAGGAGATCGGCCGCACCTATCGCTACGTCGCGCAGGAACTCGGCCTCGAGATGGAGCCGGTCAACCCCAAGAAGTACGTCCCGCGGTTCTGCTCGGAGCTCGAACTCTCCGAGGAGGTACAGGTGAAGGCCAACGAGATCATCGACACGACGACCGAGAAGGGGCTCCTCTCGGGCAAGTCGCCGACCGGCTACGCCGCGGCCGCGATCTACGCCGCCTCGCTGCTCTGTAACGAGAAGAAGACCCAGCGCGAAGTGTCGGACGTCGCGCAGGTGACCGAAGTGACGATCCGAAACCGGTATCAGGAGCAGATCGAAGCGATGGGCATTCACGAGTAA
- a CDS encoding DsbA family oxidoreductase — protein MADADTNADDAPTPGDRLTIYADYVCPFCYLGTRSLEQYREERDEPLDVEWHPFDLRRGKRNPDGSIDREADDGKDDQYYEQARQNVRRLQAEYDVEMAQEIATDVDSFDAQVASWYVKREYPEQWDAFDESIYTALWQDGRDIGDVDVLATLAADADLPTDEIRDAVADEGIRAALEDRFAAAQQAGITGVPTFLSDGHVARGAVPPEHLERLVEGQ, from the coding sequence ATGGCCGACGCTGACACCAACGCCGACGACGCGCCGACGCCCGGCGATCGACTCACGATCTACGCCGACTACGTCTGTCCGTTCTGTTACCTGGGAACGCGTTCGCTCGAGCAGTACCGCGAGGAACGCGACGAACCGCTGGACGTCGAGTGGCATCCGTTCGATCTGCGGCGCGGGAAACGAAACCCCGACGGCTCGATCGACCGCGAGGCCGACGACGGGAAAGACGACCAGTACTACGAGCAGGCGAGACAGAACGTCCGCCGGCTACAGGCGGAGTACGACGTCGAGATGGCTCAGGAGATCGCGACCGACGTTGACTCGTTCGACGCGCAGGTCGCCTCGTGGTACGTCAAGCGCGAGTATCCCGAGCAGTGGGACGCCTTCGACGAGTCGATTTACACGGCGCTGTGGCAGGACGGACGCGACATCGGCGACGTCGACGTGCTGGCCACCCTCGCCGCGGACGCCGACCTGCCGACCGACGAGATCCGCGACGCGGTCGCCGACGAGGGCATTCGAGCGGCGCTCGAGGACCGATTCGCGGCGGCACAGCAGGCGGGGATCACCGGCGTGCCGACGTTTCTCTCGGACGGCCACGTCGCCCGCGGCGCGGTCCCGCCGGAACACCTCGAACGACTCGTCGAGGGGCAGTAG
- a CDS encoding NAD(+)/NADH kinase, translated as MDVDVGIVAQRDNERAQTLAASLVDALEREGASVVVDEATGEAVEAAAVPVDAMAGRELVVSIGGDGTLLFVAREVGSTPILGVNLGEVGFLNAVAPDDALGVVTALVTELNETGTVEGRDLARLRASGVDADWSLEPALNEVLVHGPRRGSGGGATVEIGIDGQRYTESHADGVLVATPTGSTAYNLSEGGPLVHPAAETLVVTQMAATRAMPPLVVEPETEITLTISGSESAYAISDGRNRQHLEPPATVAVSLAEESVRLVGPQANFFDGLDKLE; from the coding sequence ATGGACGTCGACGTCGGAATCGTTGCCCAGCGTGACAACGAGCGTGCACAGACACTCGCCGCGAGTCTCGTCGACGCCCTCGAGCGCGAGGGCGCGAGCGTCGTCGTCGACGAGGCGACCGGCGAGGCGGTCGAGGCGGCCGCCGTTCCGGTCGACGCGATGGCGGGTCGAGAGCTCGTCGTGAGCATCGGCGGCGACGGGACGCTGTTGTTCGTGGCCCGCGAAGTCGGCTCCACGCCGATCCTCGGCGTCAACCTCGGCGAGGTCGGCTTTCTCAACGCCGTCGCGCCGGACGACGCGCTCGGCGTCGTCACCGCGCTCGTGACGGAACTCAACGAAACGGGGACCGTCGAGGGGCGGGACCTGGCGCGGCTTCGGGCGAGCGGCGTCGACGCGGACTGGTCGCTCGAGCCCGCGCTGAACGAGGTTCTCGTCCACGGGCCGCGTCGGGGCAGCGGCGGCGGCGCGACCGTCGAGATCGGGATCGACGGGCAACGGTACACCGAGAGCCACGCGGACGGCGTTCTCGTGGCTACGCCGACGGGGTCGACCGCCTACAATCTGAGCGAGGGCGGGCCGCTGGTCCACCCCGCCGCGGAGACGCTCGTCGTCACGCAGATGGCCGCGACCCGGGCGATGCCGCCGCTCGTCGTCGAACCCGAAACCGAAATCACGCTCACCATCTCCGGATCGGAGAGCGCCTACGCGATCAGCGACGGCCGCAACCGACAGCACCTCGAGCCGCCCGCGACGGTCGCGGTCTCGCTCGCCGAGGAGTCCGTCCGGCTCGTCGGGCCGCAAGCGAACTTCTTCGACGGGCTCGACAAACTCGAGTAA
- a CDS encoding DNA-directed RNA polymerase subunit epsilon, which translates to MQDDGADPGPEPERDAAVPDGERRLETRPGSGSLSRADVQRDSTVRRWGVVTPSATVIGRAESPDADLSESVRRLHDEQHAATPGYSERAHHLDRLRTTQALCNALEVTPWQRDLALGVMDEIDLTEFGSQRAIPKVALVVIRHVVDVDRQQYFGLDEIDAQALSADRMEELFAQYRSHDITDEETFKRLAADYGLDTTSLNRLRRVLKAQLEDELPAYGRNPYRDPNLPDAAEFDADGAAATGSES; encoded by the coding sequence ATGCAAGACGACGGTGCCGACCCTGGCCCAGAGCCCGAACGCGACGCGGCCGTTCCCGACGGCGAGCGCCGCCTCGAGACCCGGCCCGGGTCCGGGTCGCTCTCGCGGGCGGACGTTCAGCGCGACTCGACGGTCCGTCGATGGGGCGTCGTCACGCCGAGCGCGACGGTCATCGGCCGCGCGGAGTCGCCCGACGCGGACCTCTCGGAGAGCGTGCGCCGTCTCCACGACGAACAGCACGCGGCGACGCCGGGCTACAGCGAGCGTGCCCACCACTTAGACCGGCTGCGGACGACGCAGGCGCTGTGTAACGCCCTCGAGGTGACGCCGTGGCAGCGCGATCTGGCGCTAGGCGTCATGGACGAGATCGACCTCACCGAGTTCGGCAGCCAGCGGGCGATCCCGAAGGTCGCGCTGGTGGTGATCCGCCACGTCGTCGACGTCGACCGACAGCAGTACTTCGGACTCGACGAGATCGACGCACAGGCGCTCTCGGCCGACCGGATGGAGGAGCTGTTCGCCCAGTACCGATCCCACGACATCACCGACGAGGAGACCTTCAAGCGGCTCGCGGCCGACTACGGGCTCGACACGACGAGCCTGAATCGACTGCGCCGCGTCCTGAAAGCGCAACTCGAGGACGAGCTGCCGGCCTACGGCCGGAACCCGTACCGGGACCCGAACCTGCCGGACGCGGCGGAGTTCGACGCCGACGGTGCGGCAGCCACCGGTTCGGAGAGCTAA
- a CDS encoding KaiC domain-containing protein: protein MIAVSDDADGDDADDDDADDWFERALDEDEASAGSGADAPAVSGVDAEDGSDETDDTDGDGPTGREGEEDGDGDGDSSATDGTSTDGSLFDEDFGSALQGVDAPAVDVAEEQTAAAGPEGFDDLDFVLGGSDDPDFDEEIDSELPRLDLGIEGLDRMIQGGVPERSLIVAMGSAGTGKTTFGLQFLNRGLEQGERAVFITLEESRERVINSATEKGYPFDEYVADGRLAVVDVDPIEMANSLASIRNELPALVEEFDASRLVLDSVSLLEMMYDDRAKRRNEIYDFSRSLKEAGVTALLTSEASEGSPYASRYGIVEYLTDAVFVLQYVRPDDFRETRLAVEIQKVRDANHSREKKPYEITDEGISVYQQANLF, encoded by the coding sequence GTGATCGCCGTGAGTGACGACGCCGACGGTGACGACGCCGACGACGACGACGCCGACGACTGGTTCGAACGCGCACTCGACGAGGACGAGGCGAGCGCGGGGTCCGGCGCTGACGCACCCGCCGTCTCGGGGGTCGACGCCGAGGACGGCAGCGACGAGACTGACGACACCGACGGCGACGGTCCGACCGGACGCGAAGGGGAGGAGGACGGGGACGGGGACGGGGATTCGTCGGCGACGGATGGCACGTCCACCGACGGCTCCCTGTTCGACGAGGACTTCGGTTCGGCGTTGCAGGGAGTCGACGCGCCGGCAGTCGACGTCGCCGAAGAGCAGACGGCGGCCGCCGGACCCGAAGGCTTCGACGACCTCGACTTCGTATTGGGGGGCAGCGACGACCCCGACTTCGACGAGGAGATCGACTCGGAACTCCCGCGGCTGGACCTCGGCATCGAGGGGCTCGACCGGATGATCCAGGGCGGCGTTCCCGAGCGCTCCCTGATCGTCGCGATGGGCAGCGCCGGGACCGGCAAGACCACGTTCGGCCTCCAGTTTCTCAACCGCGGGCTCGAGCAGGGTGAGCGCGCGGTGTTCATCACGCTGGAGGAGAGCCGCGAGCGCGTCATCAACAGCGCGACCGAGAAGGGGTACCCGTTCGACGAGTACGTCGCCGACGGACGGCTCGCGGTCGTCGACGTCGACCCCATCGAGATGGCGAACAGTCTGGCGTCGATCCGCAACGAACTCCCCGCGCTCGTCGAGGAGTTCGACGCCTCGCGGCTCGTGCTGGACTCGGTTTCCTTGCTCGAGATGATGTACGACGATCGGGCGAAACGCCGCAACGAAATCTACGATTTCTCCCGAAGCCTGAAGGAGGCGGGCGTCACCGCGCTGTTGACCAGCGAAGCCTCGGAGGGATCGCCCTACGCCTCCCGGTACGGGATCGTCGAGTACCTCACTGACGCCGTCTTCGTCCTGCAGTACGTTCGGCCCGACGACTTCCGCGAAACCCGGTTAGCGGTCGAGATCCAGAAGGTCCGCGACGCGAACCACTCCCGGGAGAAAAAACCCTACGAGATCACGGACGAGGGGATTTCGGTCTATCAACAGGCTAACCTGTTCTAA